A window of the Radiobacillus deserti genome harbors these coding sequences:
- a CDS encoding antibiotic biosynthesis monooxygenase family protein has translation MTSNTNQVILNIRFKVKLSKKEIFRNSLYSLVEVMSKKSTFINDIISDDIEKPDDLVIHEIWQGTKDSWLQEELPKPYRKKHEEILGDLLEDRIVSYLTPKGEWGSNLTNVSRKFKNGFIVN, from the coding sequence ATGACTAGCAATACTAATCAAGTTATTCTAAACATTCGTTTCAAAGTTAAACTAAGTAAAAAGGAAATCTTTCGGAATTCACTTTATTCACTTGTTGAAGTGATGTCGAAAAAATCTACATTTATAAATGATATTATAAGTGATGATATTGAAAAGCCGGATGATCTTGTAATTCATGAAATCTGGCAAGGTACAAAAGACAGTTGGTTACAGGAAGAATTGCCAAAGCCTTATCGAAAAAAACATGAGGAAATTCTTGGTGATCTACTTGAGGATAGAATTGTAAGTTATTTAACCCCAAAAGGAGAATGGGGAAGTAATTTAACGAATGTCAGTCGCAAATTTAAAAATGGCTTCATCGTCAATTAA
- a CDS encoding CehA/McbA family metallohydrolase, with amino-acid sequence MRTLLETRAELTKASMQSHTTYMFYVPEDVEHIMIDFSFDPPHLQDESKALEIVRETLRYYELEDETRIDEQALNYLPVKNLLTISIDDPDGFRGARHAHLPKQNVRIGETESSPGMLNRRNPSGLWSITISAHAIVSDICTYTLIVRAAGIPDNEKLAAIPWQNKMLNQGVPVKKDEQQPVEWKKDKSSWRWVPAELHSHTYHSDGVQTVQEMVDKATEIGLEVVAITDHNTVSPLQEMEQVQLNSPIKLLYGLEWTTFYGHVLTIGYKRLQYTEWRNVGPKDIGKGIEEIHRHGALVGIAHPFRIGNPIGTGCHWEFAVEDIQAFDFMEVWNSERPGAFLHNHKAFNYWTDLLNKGYQIPATAGRDWHHNDSKHPMPAKSYIHMPSNHSRQSEDFRTLFLDSIRTGAITASYGNPLQLEAQINQTTYVISDRILEKGMFTFRAYVEPWESMGENISIRLVTNLGILKEKKGTFLTYESQKKLLWIRAELYTGAHNVEEMIAFTNPIYFIP; translated from the coding sequence ATGCGAACCTTGTTGGAAACACGTGCAGAGTTGACAAAAGCGAGCATGCAATCACATACAACATACATGTTTTATGTCCCAGAGGACGTTGAGCATATCATGATTGATTTTTCATTTGATCCACCGCACTTACAAGATGAATCGAAAGCTTTGGAGATAGTAAGAGAGACGCTACGCTATTATGAGCTGGAGGACGAAACACGAATAGATGAACAAGCATTGAACTATTTACCTGTAAAGAATTTGCTTACCATATCTATCGATGATCCTGATGGGTTTCGTGGTGCCAGACACGCTCATCTTCCAAAACAGAATGTAAGAATTGGAGAAACAGAGTCTTCACCAGGAATGTTAAATCGAAGGAATCCATCAGGATTATGGTCTATTACAATTAGTGCGCATGCTATCGTTTCTGATATATGTACATATACGTTAATAGTAAGGGCAGCAGGGATACCAGATAATGAAAAATTAGCTGCTATTCCTTGGCAAAACAAAATGTTGAATCAGGGAGTTCCTGTTAAAAAGGATGAGCAGCAACCTGTCGAATGGAAAAAGGACAAATCGTCTTGGCGATGGGTGCCCGCGGAACTACATAGTCACACCTATCATAGTGACGGGGTACAAACTGTACAGGAAATGGTAGACAAGGCGACAGAAATCGGATTAGAAGTTGTCGCTATAACAGATCATAATACCGTGAGCCCTTTGCAGGAGATGGAACAGGTTCAACTAAACTCACCTATAAAGCTTCTTTATGGTTTGGAGTGGACGACCTTTTACGGTCATGTGTTAACGATAGGGTATAAAAGGCTACAGTACACCGAATGGCGAAATGTAGGTCCAAAAGATATTGGGAAAGGAATAGAAGAGATCCATAGACATGGTGCTCTTGTAGGGATTGCTCATCCCTTTCGAATTGGCAACCCGATTGGAACTGGTTGCCATTGGGAATTTGCGGTGGAAGATATTCAAGCATTTGACTTTATGGAAGTTTGGAATTCAGAGCGTCCAGGCGCCTTTTTACATAACCATAAAGCATTTAATTATTGGACAGATTTATTAAATAAAGGCTATCAAATTCCTGCGACAGCGGGGAGGGATTGGCATCATAACGATTCAAAACATCCAATGCCAGCTAAATCCTATATTCACATGCCATCTAATCATTCACGTCAATCGGAAGACTTTCGTACACTTTTTCTAGATTCTATTCGTACAGGAGCGATTACCGCTTCTTATGGCAATCCATTGCAGCTAGAGGCGCAAATAAACCAGACTACTTACGTTATATCTGATCGTATATTGGAAAAAGGGATGTTTACGTTTCGGGCGTATGTAGAGCCTTGGGAAAGTATGGGTGAGAATATTTCTATTCGGCTAGTTACTAACCTTGGAATTCTAAAAGAAAAAAAAGGAACGTTTCTTACTTATGAATCTCAAAAGAAGCTTCTATGGATTAGAGCTGAATTATATACAGGAGCACATAATGTGGAAGAGATGATTGCTTTTACAAATCCTATATATTTTATTCCTTAA
- a CDS encoding winged helix-turn-helix transcriptional regulator: protein MKKFSCGFEVTMEVIGGKWKGLVLYFLMSGPKRTSELKRIIPNITQKMLIQTLKDLEASGLVNRKMYNQVPPKVEYSPTELGESLKPILQEFCLWGSHYAEQEYAEGEFEIVPPEEAS from the coding sequence ATGAAAAAATTTAGTTGCGGTTTTGAAGTAACAATGGAAGTTATTGGCGGAAAATGGAAAGGCCTTGTATTATACTTTTTAATGAGCGGACCAAAGAGAACAAGTGAATTAAAGCGCATTATCCCAAATATAACTCAGAAAATGCTGATTCAAACACTTAAAGATCTTGAAGCCAGTGGACTTGTGAACAGAAAGATGTATAATCAAGTACCGCCGAAGGTTGAATATTCACCCACTGAACTTGGAGAATCTCTTAAACCTATCTTGCAGGAGTTCTGTCTATGGGGAAGCCATTATGCGGAGCAAGAGTATGCAGAAGGTGAATTCGAAATCGTACCACCAGAAGAGGCTTCTTAA
- a CDS encoding helix-turn-helix transcriptional regulator, translating into MTYWKGKWYVISYCHLRRNIRSFRVDRIQSLSITDTIFKKLENFSTRQSFLQNLLPDWGNQNQLLTVCIQGTPHAINDLCDHWLFGHAIVERSKDRVYFKLDESAISTYVPHFLLLYRTTVDVLEPTFLKEKLVDAVSKLLHHHQKSELD; encoded by the coding sequence TTGACGTATTGGAAGGGAAAATGGTATGTCATCTCCTATTGCCATTTACGCCGTAATATTCGCAGCTTTCGAGTGGATCGCATTCAATCCCTATCCATCACAGATACTATATTTAAAAAGCTAGAAAATTTTTCAACTCGTCAGTCTTTCCTTCAAAATCTTTTACCTGATTGGGGAAATCAAAATCAACTACTGACGGTTTGCATTCAAGGTACTCCGCATGCCATTAATGATCTATGTGATCATTGGTTATTTGGGCACGCTATTGTGGAACGATCAAAAGATCGAGTTTATTTTAAACTTGATGAAAGTGCCATTTCGACTTATGTTCCTCATTTTTTGCTTCTTTATAGAACAACGGTGGATGTTTTAGAACCTACTTTCTTAAAGGAAAAATTAGTTGACGCTGTTTCAAAATTACTCCATCATCACCAAAAATCTGAACTTGACTGA
- a CDS encoding DNA topoisomerase III produces MGKTVVLAEKPSVARDIARVLKCSKNGNGYLEGSKYIVTWALGHLVTLADPEVYDDKYKTWKLEDLPMLPNQLKLVVIKKTGKQFSTVKTQLNRKDVSDIVIATDAGREGELVARWILEKARVNKPVKRLWISSVTDKAISQGFAQLKHAMQYENLYASAVARSEADWYVGLNATRALTTKFNAQLSSGRVQTPTLQMIASREQEIKAFQPQPFYGLEAKTKQFKLVWQDGKNNSSRSFNKDKMEKIYSDLKGKEARISDMSKVQKKKFAPGLYDLTDLQRDANRIFGFSGKQTLSIVQRLYEQHKVLTYPRTDSRYISSDIVPTLVDRLKACGVEEYAPIASKIIKQGVQTNKSFVDDKKVSDHHAIIPTEEAVSLFDLDDKERKIYDLVVKRFLAVLSAPFEYEQTTVTAQIGEETFTAKGKTVIKQGWKAVYQQRYQEEESDDQDQLLPNLQKGDVISDISLQITKGETKPPERFTEGTLLQAMENPAKYMESNRKDLAQTLHKTGGLGTVATRADIIEKLFNSFYMEKKGKYLYTTSKGRQLLELVPADLKSPELTAEWETKLEAIATGKLKKDSFIKEMKEYAKTVVQEIKASDDKFKHDNITGTKCPECGKLMLEINGRKGRMLVCQDRSCGAKKNIAKKTNARCPNCHKRLELRGEGEGQTFTCSCGHREKLSAFNKRRQKDKHSKVSKKDVQKYMKKQNEEFTNPALADALAKLKKK; encoded by the coding sequence TTGGGAAAAACAGTAGTGTTAGCAGAAAAACCTTCTGTGGCTAGAGATATTGCAAGAGTATTAAAGTGTTCGAAAAATGGAAATGGTTACTTAGAAGGCTCCAAGTATATCGTAACATGGGCGCTCGGACATTTGGTTACATTAGCAGACCCAGAGGTTTATGATGATAAATACAAAACATGGAAGCTTGAAGATTTACCGATGCTTCCTAATCAATTAAAGCTTGTTGTTATTAAGAAAACAGGTAAGCAATTTAGTACGGTTAAAACACAATTGAACCGTAAAGATGTTTCGGATATTGTAATTGCAACCGATGCTGGAAGAGAAGGGGAACTTGTAGCTAGATGGATTCTGGAAAAAGCGCGCGTGAATAAGCCGGTGAAAAGGTTGTGGATTTCCTCTGTAACGGACAAAGCCATTTCACAAGGATTTGCGCAACTGAAACACGCAATGCAATATGAAAACTTATATGCATCTGCAGTAGCGCGTTCAGAAGCGGATTGGTATGTAGGCTTAAACGCTACACGTGCCCTTACAACAAAGTTCAATGCCCAGCTATCTAGCGGTCGTGTACAAACACCTACGCTTCAAATGATTGCTTCAAGAGAACAGGAAATTAAAGCATTCCAACCTCAACCCTTTTATGGATTAGAAGCGAAGACGAAACAATTTAAATTAGTCTGGCAGGATGGAAAGAACAACAGTAGCCGAAGCTTTAACAAGGACAAAATGGAGAAAATCTATTCAGATTTAAAAGGGAAAGAAGCGAGGATTTCGGACATGTCGAAGGTGCAAAAAAAGAAGTTTGCTCCTGGACTGTATGACTTAACCGATCTTCAACGAGATGCAAACCGAATCTTTGGCTTTTCTGGTAAACAGACTCTGTCTATCGTGCAAAGGCTGTATGAACAACATAAAGTTCTAACGTATCCAAGAACAGATTCTCGCTATATTTCCTCTGATATCGTACCAACACTTGTGGATCGCTTAAAAGCATGTGGAGTAGAGGAATATGCTCCGATTGCATCCAAAATTATTAAACAGGGTGTTCAAACAAACAAATCCTTCGTCGATGATAAAAAAGTATCCGATCACCATGCTATCATTCCAACAGAAGAAGCGGTATCTCTTTTTGATTTAGATGATAAAGAACGGAAAATATACGACCTAGTTGTAAAGCGCTTTTTAGCGGTTCTGTCAGCGCCGTTTGAATACGAACAGACAACGGTCACTGCACAAATAGGAGAAGAGACGTTTACTGCAAAAGGTAAAACGGTTATAAAGCAAGGCTGGAAAGCAGTGTATCAACAACGCTACCAGGAAGAAGAGTCTGATGATCAAGATCAACTCTTACCTAACTTGCAAAAAGGTGATGTTATTTCGGATATTTCCTTACAGATTACAAAAGGTGAAACAAAACCACCAGAACGATTTACAGAAGGAACATTGCTTCAAGCGATGGAGAATCCTGCAAAATATATGGAATCCAATCGAAAAGACTTAGCCCAAACACTTCACAAAACCGGTGGACTTGGAACAGTCGCAACGAGAGCGGATATCATTGAGAAGCTATTTAACAGCTTTTATATGGAGAAGAAAGGAAAGTATCTCTATACAACATCTAAAGGAAGACAGCTTTTGGAGTTAGTTCCTGCCGATTTAAAATCACCGGAATTAACGGCAGAGTGGGAAACGAAGCTAGAAGCAATCGCAACAGGTAAGCTTAAAAAAGACAGCTTTATTAAAGAAATGAAAGAGTATGCGAAAACGGTTGTTCAAGAAATTAAAGCAAGTGATGATAAGTTCAAGCATGATAACATTACGGGAACAAAATGCCCGGAGTGTGGGAAGCTAATGCTCGAGATCAATGGTCGTAAAGGGCGTATGCTTGTTTGTCAGGATCGGAGCTGTGGGGCGAAAAAGAATATTGCGAAGAAAACGAATGCTCGCTGTCCGAACTGTCATAAACGGTTGGAATTACGCGGAGAAGGAGAAGGGCAGACCTTCACATGTAGCTGTGGCCATCGCGAAAAATTATCCGCGTTTAATAAACGACGACAAAAAGACAAACATAGTAAAGTGTCTAAAAAAGATGTGCAAAAGTATATGAAGAAACAAAACGAAGAGTTTACGAATCCGGCGCTTGCCGACGCTTTAGCAAAATTGAAGAAGAAATGA
- a CDS encoding SDR family NAD(P)-dependent oxidoreductase yields MGEVFAHELAKKGCNLVLIARSKDKLDCLSSKLELKYRIKAISLPMDLTDSNASKLIWSEVKTRGIDIDILVNNAGAGTLESFSQINPSRILNEIQLNITSLTELTRLFLDPMIKKENGIIINVASMTAFQPTPYMAVYGASKSYVLSFTQALWAENRGKGIRILALCPGETKSSFHTSSGSDHLKGNRMEPIEVVKAAFRGIEKGNSYQIAGKSNYIMSLFSRLLPRKMVLNIAANMFKK; encoded by the coding sequence ATAGGGGAGGTATTCGCACATGAACTTGCAAAAAAGGGTTGTAACCTCGTTTTAATTGCTCGTTCAAAAGATAAACTAGATTGTTTATCTAGTAAACTGGAGTTAAAGTATCGGATAAAAGCTATAAGTTTACCTATGGATTTGACTGATAGCAATGCCTCGAAATTAATATGGAGCGAGGTGAAAACAAGAGGTATTGATATCGATATACTTGTGAATAATGCAGGTGCAGGCACATTGGAATCTTTTAGTCAAATCAATCCATCGCGGATATTAAATGAAATTCAGCTAAATATTACTTCATTAACGGAACTGACACGTTTATTTCTTGATCCTATGATCAAAAAGGAAAATGGCATTATTATTAATGTAGCTTCTATGACAGCATTTCAACCGACTCCTTACATGGCGGTTTATGGAGCTTCTAAATCCTATGTATTATCTTTCACACAAGCGTTATGGGCAGAAAACAGGGGGAAGGGTATAAGAATATTAGCCCTATGTCCTGGTGAAACAAAAAGCTCTTTTCATACCTCATCGGGCTCAGACCATTTAAAGGGAAATAGAATGGAACCAATTGAAGTAGTGAAAGCTGCTTTTAGAGGAATAGAAAAAGGAAATAGTTATCAAATTGCCGGTAAATCAAACTACATTATGTCCTTATTTTCTCGGCTGCTCCCTCGAAAAATGGTTCTAAACATAGCTGCTAACATGTTTAAGAAGTAA
- a CDS encoding SDR family NAD(P)-dependent oxidoreductase: protein MDKFEGEIALVTGGTSGIGLATAQKFVNEGAYVYITGRRENELDKAVNQIGKNVTGVQGDISKLEDLDKLYDIIKQEKGKLDILFANAGVGSFLPLGEITEEQVDRTFDINVKGTIFTVQKALSLFPNKGGSIIVTGSTAGSIGNPAFSVYGASKAALRTLVRDWILDLKGTGIRVNVVSPGVIHTPAYNELFGDALEGVLENTRNTVPAEKVGTPEEVANVVSFLASDESSYLTGAELYVDGGQAQV from the coding sequence ATGGATAAATTTGAAGGTGAAATAGCGCTTGTAACGGGCGGAACAAGTGGCATTGGTCTTGCTACAGCACAAAAGTTTGTAAACGAAGGTGCATATGTTTATATCACAGGACGCAGAGAAAACGAACTTGATAAAGCTGTTAACCAAATTGGCAAGAACGTAACCGGTGTTCAAGGGGATATTTCTAAGCTTGAGGACTTAGACAAACTATATGACATTATAAAACAGGAAAAAGGTAAGTTGGACATTCTTTTTGCTAATGCAGGCGTCGGCAGCTTTCTTCCATTAGGTGAAATTACTGAAGAGCAGGTTGATAGAACGTTCGACATTAACGTTAAAGGAACGATTTTTACTGTTCAAAAAGCGTTATCACTATTCCCGAACAAAGGAGGTTCCATTATTGTAACGGGGTCTACTGCTGGATCAATTGGCAACCCAGCATTCAGTGTATATGGAGCATCTAAAGCAGCACTAAGAACTCTAGTTCGCGACTGGATTCTTGACCTAAAAGGAACTGGAATCCGTGTAAATGTGGTTAGCCCAGGAGTTATTCATACACCTGCCTACAATGAGCTTTTTGGTGATGCACTTGAAGGAGTACTTGAAAATACAAGAAATACTGTTCCAGCCGAAAAAGTTGGGACACCTGAAGAAGTAGCAAACGTTGTATCTTTCCTTGCTTCAGACGAAAGTAGCTACTTGACGGGAGCTGAATTGTACGTAGATGGGGGACAAGCACAGGTTTAA
- a CDS encoding ArsR/SmtB family transcription factor: MLDNIDNDLLLKKKESFYNVLQDCTEIFKALADPVRQDILLMFMVFKRLNVTQIVEQSPMSRPTISHHLKIMKMAGILDSRKEATEVYYWLTAGESIEKFKKIIAAIEEIDNHPDKENVSI, from the coding sequence ATGCTTGATAATATTGATAATGATTTACTTCTAAAGAAAAAAGAATCCTTTTATAATGTACTCCAAGATTGTACGGAGATTTTTAAGGCACTAGCTGATCCAGTTAGGCAGGATATTCTACTGATGTTTATGGTATTTAAGCGTCTTAACGTAACACAAATAGTTGAACAGTCGCCTATGTCCAGACCAACTATTTCTCATCATCTTAAAATAATGAAAATGGCTGGCATTCTTGATTCGAGAAAAGAAGCCACGGAAGTATATTATTGGTTAACAGCTGGTGAATCCATTGAGAAGTTTAAAAAAATCATTGCCGCAATTGAAGAAATTGACAACCATCCAGATAAGGAAAATGTCAGCATATAA